TTCCTTACTCTGATAAATTCTGAAGACTATTTCTGATAGAAATGTAAGTAATTGTCACAATTCTCCTGTCTCTCCTACTTGTCTATGACGTTCGTTTGCGAATCACATCTACATGTAAAAAAGGTAAATTTCTTCGCTGGTTGATAATCCTTAATTAATACCTAATTTTCGAATATATAAggaatataaaataaagaaaaaggaTTACATACCCATGAACTGCTTGTAAATTGCTCCAGTCTTTTTTCCAATTGTAGGTGAAATGATTAATATTAAAATCATATAATGTCCGTTGTCAGTCTACAAACAAACGCCTCCGAACTTTAGGTCGTTTTGCTGCTCCTGAAATATAAAGTTAATATAACTAAATAAACCTAAACTTTTTTAAAGCACGTAATAATAAGTACACGTATCTATGACGTACGCTTGCGTTCATGCTGCGAATCATACAGAGGTGAGAAATGAACATTACCCTTTGTGGTTTGATTTCTCTAGTTTCTCTACTTCAGTCACATAAAATAGGTCTCCATTACCTACTTTCAAAATTCACAACTTTCAAATACTGACACATAATCCGAATGGACAAATTCATAAACGTAAGCAaaccttgtaaatattcgacCTCAAACTTACAATGGAAACGTATTTCTTTTAAATTATGCCTTTCGGTTAATTTAATCATTTTATAATCCATGAAATTTCCTTGGCTTCAAATTAGGTAAAAagctatggaaaaaaattttttattgtgttTCAAGTATCGTCACAGAACACTTCAACTACTTATGTGCTCTGTGGTACTGTAAAAGTTTTATATTATCATAATCCCTAGGCGCAGTCGTAAAATAAATAAGTACTTGAGGCAATTTACATAAGTAGTTGAGGGGTTCCGTGACAAAACCATGAATATGATGCACAAAACACGTAAGAACTTCTGAAAAATGTCATAACTTCCATTGATCAAGCACAACTTTTATCCATTGTATTTGAAAGCTGGTGGTATTCCAAGAATTGTAAAATGATAAAAGCATTataaggcacaaatataataaaaaaaaacaactctaATCGAAATTATAAAATTCTATATGGCGGCTCCAAGATGGCCATTTCTTATGTGATTTCGGCCAATGTCGGATCAAGAGAGGAGGGGGTATTTGACTATCACGATGATGATGGGtattttttatgatgaaaatattattattatcattgacCATTGTGATTCTGGAGGCCGTCCTTACTTGACTTCCACTATACGATTCCCCTTCTTCGACTCGAAGGCTGGTTCCGCCCATAAACAAGAAAGTTGGTTTAATTTTACAGATTTAACACGGTGGCACAGAGATGGCAGAAAAAGTTTTTTGGTCATGTTTGAGTTGGAGAGATTTTGACGACTTTTCAATGCGTTGTTCGATTTTGTTTTCTTGTGTATGTGATAATAATaggtaatgaaaatttttcgagcTTGAGACTTGAACTTGAAGCATGACAATAAATAAGGAGTCCTTTTTTGTTGTTCCCATACAGATTCGTAttcgtcaaaaaaaaaacaacaattcaattcaattatcAGTGATGTGTCGATGGATAATCAAAAATAATAGTAGGGAAGCAAGAAGCAACTGTTACTTTGGAGGTAAAGTCCAATAAAATATACAAAACTAATTGATCTTTTGAATCAAACCACGCATTATAACGCGAACCTCGTATAAATTTTTCTCGATATTAGTTAGACTCTTATAACTGACGGATCGAGGTGTCACTCTATACAAATCATTCAAATATGTACTTATTGTATATTATAAGTGCATGGAAGTACCGCATAAATGTTCTGGTATATGGAAAATTATGGATGTACATACTTCTATGGCTTCCCAGATCGCTATCAggagtttttaaaatatccctGACCATCGCTTCCATGTCGGGGGTCGACCAAATACCATTATGCTGCACCACATCTTCAGCTTCTGCCTCAGGATCGTAAGCCACTGACGGTTTACCGTTTTCCAGGAATTCCTGCCATACTTTTTCATAATCCCTAGTGTTATTGCACTGGGGCGATGGCAGTGTTCGTTTTCGGAAAAATTCCCGAATCATCATTTTATCCTCAGAACTGTATTCTTCAGCTTTATCGTATCGATATCTCGAATCTCGCGAATTTATGGAATTCCCATTTTCCGTGGCCTCCACCAGGCGTGCTGCACGATTGGAGGGAACTCCAAGGAAATCCAAAACCATGGGCTTGAAGACATGTCCGTCACGGTAACATTTTTGTTTAGTATGTATATTTCTGTCCAAGAAATCCATGTAATTCATATACTGGTCACGAAGCAGTTCCCACTCCTCTTGGCAATAAAGAGCTGCAAAAATAATGCGTTAATATCCAGAAGATCGAATGGCAGATTGCAGCAATGCTATACagagaaatacatattttctatttcagggTCCGAGatcttttttacttttttgtcgGCCGAATACGAAAAAAGgttgattttttgttttcaaaataatggTCAGAATCATTCATTTTCTTTGCAACTCTATCTATCGTAACTATTCTAACAAAAGGTTAAGtgtatggcatttttgaaaaggcaATCTAATTACAATTACCTTCGAAACAAAATGCtaccttttcaaattgacacacagcatactttcattaaaaaaaaatcacaattatTGTTAGTCAATCGTTCGCAGAACTTGGGAGGTCTTTTCTTCATCGGTTCAAATTTATCGAATGTCAATAAATCAATCACACCCAAGAAACTTACTCTTTTCTAGGTACCTACTGCCGTTATCCGTAATCCACCTCGAAGTTCTCAAGATATGATTGTGActagaattatttttcattgtgaAGATTGAAAGCTGAATTTAGTTGGTACACAAATAAAAACGTCGAATGTCTCTTTGCAGCTTTATCGAAAACGATGGTCTTTGTTTGTCTTCAACTTTTCGATTATAGCAATTCACTCGAAAAACATAACTTCTCTATTATTTTAAATCATACTTGAGGTCAAATTGAGATCCATTTATTATTGTATATCCATTAAAATAGCGACATCGCATGACATCACTAAATAAGAGGGAGATGAGatgaaataattgaatgaaattaTAAGCATTACTTTCATTGGCTCATTTTTCCTAATAGAATAATTTTGTGTCACTCCAAATTGGgctcagcaacaaaaagttcagCACACAAAGTGTAGGAtgccatttaaaaaacaaaactatcctTTACTCCTCGTACAAAGTGCATGTTAAATTCCACGCTCATGCATGAAAGATTGCgtgttttgaaatgaagaatggaCTTGTGAACATCTTTATAGAGAATAGTATAAACAGAAGATTGGCGGCAAAATTTTTATGTACCTGCATAACCAGTTTTATAAACTATAAAGAAAACTATCCTTCAGAGAGATTTTTAGGCGCATGATTTCCTACTCTTACCATGAAATTTATTTAGGCTTGTATGTGAAGAGAAATTCTAAAAATGTCTTATATCACGAACATTGTTGAACCGTAAATCCGTCGATATACTCTATCAcattaaaaaattctttcatcCGGCATATTTTCACAGCTTCTGAATAGCGATTTCAATAAGGAATTCTTCTACCTTTGACAGACAAAAATTGTTCATAACATACGTAGTGTTATGCTACCTATAAGTAAAAACATTCTGTTATTTTGATACCTACTGTCCCTCTTCTCAGATGCTTAACTTTTCGGATATTAAATTTCTTTGCAAATTTTGTTTGTGCTCATCTTCAAAATCTTAATTGATTATAATCGGCTACATAACCGACAAATAAAAATTGTGAATGGCATAAGTGAcaaattttctttaatttctcGAAACGAAAAGAATTTATAACCAAAAATGCCCTTTAAAATTCTAGAAGATATATTAAACAAAATATACAACAAACAGACTgattaaaatagaaataattccaGAGAAAATAATCGTTTTTTACGTCTCCTGTAAAATTTATCTAATGGCGTTTATGTCGTTTTAGCGTAAATTCGTCGATATGAATTCCAATTATTTTGATCTGATGGAAGGAACTTTGTACCCTCTGTCATTGATAATACTAGATCTGGAGAGCCGTCATGTAATTAGTTCAGAAGAAAGAATTACAAATGATAAAATACGATGCAAATAATTTTGGAAACTTGCCTTTTTCTTCGATAGTATCGTCCACCAACCAATCATAGTAGTCACTACCAAAAACTTCATCGGCAACATCCTCCCATCTTGCCGTTTTGCTGGGTATCCATAGGGTTGGTCTCCTCTCCACTGCATTAACCAATTTCGCAATTACGTTCATTTtcgcacaaaattttttttacgtcaAAAATTATCTCTACACTTTCAAAGTTACCTCAGAACTGTGCTGAAAAATTTCGGGCCtttctttttatttcgaaaaatttgccCTCTCCCACCGATCGAAGGGGTTGTGACATAAATGATTCGGAGAAATACTTCGTCAGTTTTGAGAATTTTAGTTGAATGGCACAATTTTACACCTGAATACAGTTGAATATTCCGTTTAATGAGGAAAGATTTCAATGTTATCTTCGGCTTAGCTGAAAGTGTTTATGACAAAAAGATTGACTTTTAACGATGTCCCCAATAAAGATTTTCTATATAAAAACGTACCTTCATTAGCCTTCATTCCCCAACAGGAGAAATAACTCATTCAGACGATAATATGACTGAAGAAATAGAGATTTATTGGTCATCTAAAATAGGTAGGGGAGATCGGGGATGGTTGACTATAGGGGTAGGTTGACTAACTCTCAAAAACTCGTCCGACGCAATAGACTTGAGCCAACCAGTGAGGCACAAAAGTGCGTCACCTCCTCCTGCTTAGTCACCGGGAACGCGGCATCGCGCACGAAAAAAGTTTTAGAGAAAGAACTCAATATTGGGAAACCACACACGTAGGTAATTATTTTGGTCCTATTTTAGTGATATTTGTGATAATGCCTATTTATTCGTGGTTATTGATTGTCAAAGCACTTgacaatgtttgaatgttgttgTTGACAATGTTTCATTCATGTTCTTTCTTTTATGTATAATTCTATTTGATTTCCTCACAGTTTTAAGGTTTTGGCAAGTGGTTACAAATTTAAAGGTGGTAGACTTATGTACGACATAATAGTTAAATTATATGCAAATTTCTTTCGTTTTGTTCTGACTTCCGACTTTTCAAACGTCGGATTGTTCATTTTCatttgatgtttattgtgttcaatGAAAGTGGCAGAAAATTGACtattaatttcaataaaaagaaaGTAGCAATGCACCGGTCTTTTTGTGTCTTTCATCCTATTTCCTCATAGATTTGGCCCTTATAACTTCACAGGTCAACTTACACCAGGTGAATAGTCAACCTACCCCAGGCATAGGGTAGGTTGACTAGTTTTTCTAATTATACAAAAACTAGCCTACACTCTATACCATAATGCTTTCTATCGCTTTTTTCCAAAGCTTAATAGTCAATCTATTAACTGAACACGTTTTTAAATTTATACTCTGTACTCTGTGGGCCTCTGGCACCACAAGCAAGTTAATTATATAGTGCATGGGATGCCGCAGAAACCGAGCCTTGTTTCGATATCCTCATTGTTAAAAAATCCTGTCGTATCATGATCATGCACCTCTGATTGGACATGGAAATCAGTCTTTTTGTTGTGTACGTACATTATActttttgatataaaaattgagGGAAACGTCAGTAGATTCAACCTTCTACAGATATCCCTGCAGCAATAGTAATAAGAGAAACCTCCCAGAATACTGGCAGCACGCATCTGAAGTCTGAAAATGGTTCTGGCATGAGAGCTGCCACTCCATACCAATACACCACATCGCATATTTTATATTCGTTTCCAATAAAGCAAAGTATTCCGTCCTGAGAAAAAAGACATTGTTGAAAACAAAACgactaaaaaacaaaattaaaaaaaagctaTAATGATTGGACATTTCCATATTATTGAAAACAGCACATCGATCCCTGTTCTTTGTGATATCTAACTGTGTTGAGATATTTTAGTTGGTACATTGGTCAAACATCCCAATGGGTCACAAGTAATCTACACAAATCAGatacttcaataatttctgtagtttcaattaCAGAACTTACATAATATAATCTAGAAAAGTATTTGGAAAGAAAAAATCTTCGAATTCatagcatattaatcagcattcagatttgatacaattatgtttccaaGTAAATTAAGAACATGAATAGCCGAACAAAATTCCAATTATTTTCGGCCAGTGCATATGTAGGTTCACACAGATATAATTCACAAtacaacctgaattccgcaacataaaatcttatgggctattaccaacttgaaTTCGACTTTCGAGTTCTTGAAATACTACTATAAACAAGAAATCCGACACACAAAAACTCAGACTCAGCAATATTTATAGCTACTTATTATAAAAAATGTCCATTAGATGAATGATGGATAACTAAAACGTCAATTTCGACTTGTCATTGTTACATACCTATTAATTACCACCTTATATTAGAATTAATATACCAAATGAAACAACTTATAGTGTCATGTTGAATATTCAAACGTTATTTATATGTGTATCGTTGACGATCCTGTATCTTGTATGTTTAATTAGACTAAGTTCTCAATTAACTAATTTTATTATAACCTGGTTGTGAAAAATGGTTGTCACGGCGTGGCGAGATTACTACTTTTTCTGCCGTCTTATTCTGAAACTCaataattttatagaaatattgataataACAACGAGGAAGATTAAAATATGCATTCGAGAAAATAATAAGTGATTATTCCCAACTACTGAGTTTTTCTTGGAACGTGACATCTGCCAAAATTGTAtgtataaaacattttcttGGGGATCAGTGCTTCCATAATCCTGCAGTTCCTCGAGCCTCAAGATACAACGACCAAGGCTTCACCGAAATTGGGTACCTATCCTAGTCGTGCTGAACCCGTCACTGAACCCGTGATTGCCGTCACCCTTGACTAGCCCTGACTAGAGGGGCTGCCAGCTTGTGTGATGTAATTACCgagaatgaataaataataataacgtCGTTGTCGGGGAGAACAGACTGTTTTTTATGTTTGATTGTATTACTATTgcatgtttttattttttatcaacgtttgGACGTTTTTAGAACTTTtgaaattgatggaactttattcaacatTGGCAAGTTCTACTGGGTACTACACATTTACCCAGAGGATTACGGGAGTAGGTACCTAGAAAACAGTAAGTCTCTTGGGTGCATGATTGATTTATTGACGTTCGATAAGTTTGAACCGATGTAGAAAAGGTCTCCCAAATTCGA
Above is a window of Coccinella septempunctata chromosome 5, icCocSept1.1, whole genome shotgun sequence DNA encoding:
- the LOC123313019 gene encoding uncharacterized protein LOC123313019, with the protein product MNVIAKLVNAVERRPTLWIPSKTARWEDVADEVFGSDYYDWLVDDTIEEKALYCQEEWELLRDQYMNYMDFLDRNIHTKQKCYRDGHVFKPMVLDFLGVPSNRAARLVEATENGNSINSRDSRYRYDKAEEYSSEDKMMIREFFRKRTLPSPQCNNTRDYEKVWQEFLENGKPSVAYDPEAEAEDVVQHNGIWSTPDMEAMVRDILKTPDSDLGSHRSPAKRSELRRHLCPYY